The window TCttatgaggtagaaaagccttggAACTTCACAAAGGCAAGGTTCAACTCCTGAGTATCACTTGCCCAGTTGTCAGCAGTTTTCTGATGACATGAATTTAAATTGATATggtctgaaaaaatataaattatctgtttacaaaacctaGCCATTTTGAAGTTccaaggcttttctacctcagtaaTAGATAAAGCTGTGTTTGACAAAACCTTTAGGACTCTGTTCATCAATGCTCTTaaatttcatactttatttgggcATTTTAACTTTgcttttttattcgagtgtcccTAGTGaggttttttgtagacgaaacgcgattCTGACGCAAGAACACAATTGCAATcctcgtatctatgatgagttatcCACATTATCAGAATGATTAACatcaaatattcatattttgaaaatacaTTCATCTACCAGTTTCAAAGGGCTAACTTTCATTTAGTGTTGATTGTGTGACAAaatgtttcaatatatttttttataactttcgaTAGatgaaatcaaaatcaaaagtacAAGCAGAACTACTTTTATCAAGAAATTGGAAATCACAGGTAAGATATATTGCATACATGTGTTTTGTCTTAAAACGATCATTCCAGAGTTATCATAAAAGGTAGatgtatatataaatacagtCAAAAAATTACAGATGcacaaacaaaaagaaagaaaaccgCTTAAATTACTTTTtgtcaataatattttcaaatataacaagaactatctttaaaaaagatatccgacgtatttaaatttgagtatatgtttaaaactatcatttcgataaccttcagaagcacaaagataccatttagataacgttttctctgtttgtgttcagtattttcggtcctcgtatctttctgtttacattcaccaaaaccccgaggaaatctcacatgcgtaagTGCGttttaaaagtcatgtacgttcgtacaacaaagtttacattaaacattatataattgtcccgaataaacagctgtcacggatacaaagagctattggagaaacaattattttaataaaaatataaatctttgtaagatctagttcaaatatttataatttttcacttgctttccatcacgatataattaacgagacgttttttcaaacacaaccaaatcacccaccatgacagcattttgtccaatcacagaaaggattttcgagcatgcgtattctgttgccatagttaagcgtccttaagttcaaagggcacaaaccgtcGGAAAAAAATCTCATTATTCTTAGCAGGATATTAAAACTGTTTAGGAAACGACAATTGCATTTTCATGttgatgaatatatttgtttaactttttatggtaaattttaaaaaacttaACCATTTACCTCACACTGAAGGATTTTTACATGTTGTGTGAATCATCAATTGTTATTTAATTGTCAAAAAAGCTGCTAAAAattactattgtttttttttaatttaattttatttttttccacaaAATACTTCACAATATACAAAATCACGAAatcattttttgttcgtttttattaatttaatgtaTAATAGGATTTAACGTTTAGTTTTAACATCAATATCAACATATATAGGTTTTGTCATTCTTTATCTTTTCTAGACAAAGTTTCTGATGAAACAGTAacaaaatctgttaaaaataatCTTCTTGAACAAACAGGTATGTGGTTTGTGTAAAAGGCTTGGCAAAATTTGACTTTATAGTTCGTACTTTCTTGATCAATACATGCTAAATAATAGTGAAATGTATACCCttctatttttttatgaatacatacacaacattgaacaacataccatattttatttctacaaattctaaattaatttaaaagttcTGGCACTCTTTGTTACTATTAAAGTCTTACGAAATGCaagtaaaatattcaatattcatcGACTatcttaaccattttttttttttttgtttttttaaataagaagatgtagtatgattgcaaatgagacaactctccataaagGACCAGACATGTCATAACttaaacaattatagatcaaTGTGCCACCTTCTACGATGAGCTTAACCAATACTACATTGTCAGTTATAAACAATGGCCTTGTTTGTGAACCAAccaatgaacgaaaaaaaaatatgaggcataacaagaaagacaaacaaatacTAAATAACAGGTTCCTTGCTTGGTACAGGCACCAAAAGATTGTGCTGGGTTATACATGTTTTCTTACTCCCCATTACATTCCGACAATGGTGctcagtacaacataagaataaaaaatcaaaatcacttgAAATGCTTAACTATTTAGTTCgacaaaaaaacagtaaaacagCTTACATTAGTACAGACTTGCAATGACAGGGAATTAACGAATCCCTTTAACAACAACAAACACTAAGTTCAGATCTGACAGTTCTCGCAGATATTTTTAGCTATTATTTAgtcaatgacaaataaaaaatatcaagcagtacacatccaacatgtTTGTATAAtggtattcatttttttttctcgcaatatatataacatttgaaTTATTCACCAGTTGCATAGCAATTGCAGCAATCAGTCAAtcatgttttacaatttttattctttttgcAGTTTATATTCATGACTTAATTGGAaattatggcgttcattatcactggactagtatatatttgtttaggggccagctgagggacgcctccgggtgcgggagtttctcgctgcattgaagacctgttggtgaccctctgctgttgttttttatttggtcgggttgttgtctctttgacacattccccatttccattctcaattttattacttataTTTTATAGGCCCTTTTACAACAACGAACCTGATAATTTACTGTCTGTCAGCTGCTTGTTTCATACTTGTAATGGTCTTGTGCTATAAACATAAACTGAAAGCTATGAAGAAAAAGTTACGTGTAATAACAAATCCAGAAGCCGTTGTTTTGAATGTTCCGAATGATAAACCAAATGATGAGGAAATTGAGTTGGAAAGTGACTTATACATGTATCACGTGATTGATGAAAGTCAGATGGTAGTATCATGTGACAAACCGAATATACCGAAGAAACCAAATATTTACTTGGATGTTGTAAGTTCGTCTGTAAGTGAATCTTCAGACATTGAAGATAAAACTAAAGACCCTAACGAATATCTACATCCGTATCATTCATTAGTAGAAAACGCACATTCCCATGATTATGAGGGGGAATCAAACTTCCATGATAAAACAGAAGATGGATACCTCCATCCGTATAATGCTTTACTAGAAAAAAGGAAGTCCGTCAAACATGACTACGAAAAAAGTGTAATACGAACTAATGGGAGCAATTCTTCATCTTCCACTTCGTCTCTACCGAATTCCGATAAAGAGGGATATATGCACATGTATCAGCAActagaaaaagaacaaaaaagaaagtcACATCAATATGAAATTTCTGCTGAAATAAACATAACAGCTGGAAGGTCAAATTCATTTAACGTTGTAATGAATAGTAACAGCACGCAAAACAAAAATGTCGCACGTAAAAACAACGAAAGTGTAAGTCAAGACGAATTGACATTACCTACTACAATGTCATCCATGTCAAAATTACTTGACCAGGAAAATAACCGAAATATTAAAGAAGATGACTGTAAAACAAAGACACTTTGATATTGTTGTAGAAAAAAAGTTGCGATTAAGTCACTTGTTAACATTGTTTTATATTCCCTTTGAGTATTGGTCAATCGGGTCTTTCTGTTGAAGGATTAATATAGAAATCAAATTCCAATACAGAGAACTTGGTATAATACTTCACGTATGATAAacaaaacatctatttttaaaattaaccATTTATTCCACTAGCTTAAACACCATATATGCTCCTTTCAATACAACCCTTTAAAACAACAGAATCATGAAATGTCTGGCATATTTGTTATACGCGTGAGATGAATAAACGCTGATAACTATACAGACCCGTAATTGAAGTCTAAACAATAGGTTATGCACGATGAATGTTAAGCAATTCTATAAAGAATtgcaagaaaataaaagaagcagtttttattttataaaatctttGAGGTGAGAAAAAAGATTATTGTCGAAGAAATAAAattcatgattgattgattattggttttAATGTGATTAACGTGCAGTgacaaatacttcatgcatgttcagggcGAAAATCAGGAGCCTTTAATTAAGAAGTTGTCGTTTTCTCTAtatgtgttgtgtttttgtttgttatttacataaatcaggccgttagttttataGCTGATTATAAGGTAGGGACAGACATTTTGTCTCATCACAGGTCACTTATGGAACAATGAAAGTGTTGTTATTACATGTTGTTCTTAAAGTGAAAAAAGCGTGGCACTGTGCCATAAGACACATCGGATTGTATGTTCCCATCCTAATCGACCGTTCAATATCATGatttattttaccaaaaataaaaGTTACCTTCCCTTCTTTCTACACGACGGATACCCCacatggagcaggatctgataaTCCATCAAAAGCATCTGCGATCGACCCTTTTTTTGGTAGGGTTATagttgctcagtttttagttttcgtTTTCGTCTACTATTTGCTACATATTTGTCTAttgatctttttattttcattttttaacctagacgttgtcattttatttgcgACTTATGAGTTAAAAGTCCCTTAGGTATCTTTCGGC of the Mytilus galloprovincialis chromosome 8, xbMytGall1.hap1.1, whole genome shotgun sequence genome contains:
- the LOC143043241 gene encoding uncharacterized protein LOC143043241, translating into MLMLLYYVLLPVLFIIHGSCLTGNVCKNRTTQEDYCCFGSEQIGDNCQVCQIGYNTEENGIPCQPCGPRNYGKKCTSICKCSITERCNHVNGSCTSEEQITTLSPYVSTDTTSDEIKIKSTSRTTFIKKLEITDKVSDETVTKSVKNNLLEQTGPFTTTNLIIYCLSAACFILVMVLCYKHKLKAMKKKLRVITNPEAVVLNVPNDKPNDEEIELESDLYMYHVIDESQMVVSCDKPNIPKKPNIYLDVVSSSVSESSDIEDKTKDPNEYLHPYHSLVENAHSHDYEGESNFHDKTEDGYLHPYNALLEKRKSVKHDYEKSVIRTNGSNSSSSTSSLPNSDKEGYMHMYQQLEKEQKRKSHQYEISAEINITAGRSNSFNVVMNSNSTQNKNVARKNNESVSQDELTLPTTMSSMSKLLDQENNRNIKEDDCKTKTL